One segment of Herbaspirillum hiltneri N3 DNA contains the following:
- a CDS encoding chemotaxis protein CheA: MDDEMLKDFVVEALDLATSVEEHLLTLERHPDDLEILNAVFRAFHTIKGGAGFVNLPAMVSACHLTENLFDALRTGKAPVTPLAIEAALQASGFVADQLNELSNGADPASLASMPQDLEDILTQAIEGNAGAPAAAAAPAPSAAAPAAAPAAVSTPSANGGASVLGPDGSLDWNALYQAVSGGTGEVAPAAAAAIEDAPAEAESSSGHPKSLPSATPKPAAAPVPARRATDNQPGNAKEESIRIDAGKLDALLEVAGESVQAANQAAVLLEKLQQFKFEGTAAALMSTLAETLGRASRYSSELQRATLSTRMQPVGRLFQKFPRLVRELAKDLGKDVDLAISGAETEVDRVVVDSLYDPLVHMLRNSLDHGIETDRGAAGKPNKATISLKAWQEASSVMIEIFDDGKGMDPDFLRKKAIGKGLIGEHEAQSHDEALQLVFLPGFSTKEVASSVSGRGVGMDVVKTAVEKHRGTIRIDSTLGVGTRFSIRLPIELSIIPTMLVRTAGAALALPMAVVERVVELPDEFDEVGGAPVLRDQGRPLPVHSLAGVLGYEPGNERVGIVMAVPHPYILGVEAVEGTADLVIKPLTAIQTNGITGTARSAEGELVLVVGLSFLLEGCRAAAKAVAQV, encoded by the coding sequence ATGGATGATGAAATGCTCAAGGATTTTGTCGTCGAGGCCTTGGACCTCGCGACTAGCGTTGAAGAGCATCTGCTGACTCTTGAACGACATCCTGACGACCTGGAAATTCTGAACGCGGTTTTCCGCGCCTTCCACACCATTAAGGGTGGTGCGGGTTTCGTCAATTTGCCGGCCATGGTATCGGCCTGCCACCTGACTGAAAACCTGTTCGACGCGCTGCGCACCGGCAAGGCGCCGGTCACGCCGCTGGCGATCGAAGCGGCGCTGCAAGCCAGCGGCTTCGTCGCCGACCAGCTCAACGAGCTGTCCAACGGCGCCGACCCGGCCAGCCTGGCGTCAATGCCGCAGGACCTTGAAGACATTCTGACGCAAGCCATTGAAGGCAATGCGGGGGCGCCGGCTGCCGCTGCAGCTCCTGCTCCCAGTGCCGCCGCCCCTGCCGCTGCGCCGGCTGCCGTCTCGACGCCTTCGGCCAACGGCGGCGCCAGCGTGCTCGGTCCGGACGGCTCGCTCGACTGGAACGCCTTGTACCAGGCCGTTTCGGGCGGCACCGGCGAAGTTGCGCCAGCTGCTGCCGCAGCCATCGAAGATGCACCCGCGGAAGCGGAAAGCAGCTCCGGCCATCCGAAATCGCTGCCTTCGGCGACACCGAAGCCGGCGGCCGCTCCCGTACCAGCACGCCGCGCCACCGACAACCAACCCGGCAACGCCAAGGAAGAAAGCATCCGTATCGATGCCGGCAAGCTCGACGCGCTGCTCGAAGTGGCCGGCGAATCGGTGCAGGCAGCCAATCAGGCCGCCGTGTTGCTGGAAAAACTGCAACAGTTCAAGTTCGAAGGCACTGCCGCTGCGCTGATGTCGACCTTGGCCGAAACGCTGGGACGCGCTTCGCGCTACTCCAGCGAGCTGCAACGCGCGACACTGTCGACGCGCATGCAGCCGGTCGGACGCCTGTTCCAGAAATTCCCGCGCCTGGTGCGCGAACTTGCCAAGGATCTGGGCAAGGACGTTGACCTGGCGATTTCCGGCGCCGAAACCGAAGTCGACCGCGTGGTGGTGGACAGCCTGTACGACCCGCTCGTGCACATGCTGCGCAACTCGCTCGACCACGGTATCGAAACCGATCGCGGCGCTGCCGGCAAGCCCAACAAGGCGACCATTTCGCTCAAGGCATGGCAGGAAGCCAGCAGCGTCATGATTGAAATTTTCGACGACGGCAAGGGCATGGATCCCGATTTCCTGCGCAAGAAGGCGATCGGCAAAGGCCTCATCGGCGAACACGAAGCGCAAAGTCACGACGAAGCGCTGCAACTGGTGTTCCTCCCGGGCTTCTCGACCAAGGAAGTGGCATCAAGCGTATCCGGCCGCGGCGTCGGCATGGACGTGGTGAAGACGGCGGTGGAAAAGCATCGCGGTACCATCCGTATCGACTCGACGCTGGGCGTCGGCACGCGCTTCTCGATCCGTCTGCCGATCGAACTGTCGATCATCCCGACCATGCTGGTACGTACCGCCGGCGCTGCGCTGGCCTTGCCGATGGCAGTAGTGGAACGCGTGGTGGAACTGCCGGACGAGTTCGATGAAGTCGGCGGAGCGCCGGTGTTGCGCGACCAGGGCCGTCCGTTGCCGGTGCATTCGCTGGCCGGCGTGCTCGGCTATGAACCGGGCAATGAACGTGTCGGTATCGTGATGGCCGTACCGCATCCGTACATCCTCGGCGTCGAAGCCGTGGAAGGCACTGCCGACCTGGTGATCAAACCGTTGACCGCCATCCAGACCAACGGCATTACTGGTACTGCACGCTCTGCGGAGGGTGAACTGGTGCTGGTGGTCGGCCTGTCCTTCCTGCTGGAAGGCTGCCGCGCCGCTGCGAAGGCTGTCGCGCAAGTCTAA
- a CDS encoding protein phosphatase CheZ codes for MSDDVDLEALFDEISAQTLPASVAAAAPAAAAEDPAAPPEDQSDKPMYERLGGIVRLLHDSMRELGYDRSLSDVASQIGDAQGRLEHVATLTEQAANKVLNSIDAGMPAQDALASKAKDIDDRWARLFAGQMTIDEFKNLANDSKKFSSAVIEATEVEKARMLEIMMAQDFQDITGQLIKKIVGITAIAERELAQLLRDNAPPEVKAAIQADKPVELLNGPSAPGSAMAQNDVDDLLANLGF; via the coding sequence ATGAGTGACGACGTTGATTTAGAGGCACTATTCGATGAGATTTCGGCGCAAACTCTGCCGGCTTCGGTCGCGGCAGCCGCGCCGGCGGCCGCCGCCGAGGACCCAGCAGCTCCGCCCGAAGACCAGTCCGACAAGCCCATGTACGAACGTTTGGGCGGCATCGTTCGCCTGTTGCACGATTCCATGCGCGAACTCGGCTACGACCGTTCGCTGTCGGACGTCGCTTCGCAGATCGGCGATGCCCAGGGTCGCCTGGAGCACGTTGCCACGCTGACCGAACAAGCCGCCAACAAGGTGCTCAATTCGATCGACGCCGGCATGCCAGCCCAGGACGCCCTCGCCAGCAAGGCCAAAGACATCGATGACCGCTGGGCGCGCCTGTTCGCCGGCCAGATGACCATCGACGAATTCAAGAATCTGGCCAACGATTCCAAGAAATTCTCTTCCGCCGTCATCGAAGCCACCGAGGTCGAAAAGGCCCGCATGCTCGAAATCATGATGGCGCAGGACTTCCAGGACATCACCGGCCAGCTGATCAAGAAGATCGTCGGCATCACCGCCATCGCGGAACGTGAACTCGCGCAGCTGCTGCGCGACAACGCGCCGCCGGAAGTCAAGGCGGCGATCCAGGCCGACAAGCCGGTTGAGTTGTTGAACGGACCTTCTGCCCCGGGCTCGGCCATGGCGCAGAATGATGTGGATGACTTACTCGCTAATCTGGGGTTCTAA
- a CDS encoding chloride channel protein, whose amino-acid sequence MMSMLAGLHGHTLRRARRLWLQYGILWLGAVLVGLVAVMYAWLIDFGFEMFSAMRRGHAWLPLILTPAMSALCVWLTRRFFPGAEGSGIPQVIASLAEEDERGELRVKRASALLTLKILAGKIGISFLGILGGFTIGREGPTVHVGAALMYNMRRFYPRPSAILERRLILAGAAAGLSAAFNTPLAGIVFAIEELSRSFEQRASGIVITTIIFAGIVALGLNGNYTYFGTINAGNDSARELIVAVIVSGILMGVAGGVFCWLLLNTHKWIPAPLRVLRAERPVVFGAVCGLIVAVIGLCAGGMTFGSGYAEAKGLLTGQAQLSAWYPLAKMASMVGSYLPGIPGGIFAPSLSIGAGFGNLLHMVFEHTSLSMLIALAMVGYLAAVTQSPITAFVIVMEMINGHALVISLMATALLASRVSRFFAPPLYEALSERYAHPVTK is encoded by the coding sequence ATGATGTCGATGCTTGCCGGCCTGCATGGCCATACTCTGCGCCGGGCGCGCCGGCTGTGGCTGCAATACGGGATTCTTTGGCTGGGTGCCGTGCTGGTCGGCCTGGTGGCGGTGATGTACGCGTGGCTGATCGATTTCGGGTTCGAGATGTTCAGCGCGATGCGGCGCGGTCACGCCTGGTTGCCGCTGATCCTGACGCCGGCCATGAGCGCCTTGTGCGTGTGGCTGACGCGCCGCTTCTTTCCGGGCGCCGAGGGCAGCGGGATTCCGCAGGTGATCGCGTCGCTGGCCGAAGAAGACGAGCGCGGAGAGTTGCGTGTCAAGCGCGCCTCCGCATTGCTGACGCTGAAGATCCTGGCCGGCAAGATCGGCATTTCTTTCCTCGGCATCCTGGGCGGCTTCACCATCGGTCGCGAAGGACCGACGGTGCATGTAGGCGCCGCGCTGATGTACAACATGCGGCGCTTCTACCCGCGTCCCAGCGCCATCCTGGAACGGCGCCTGATCCTGGCCGGCGCAGCAGCCGGCTTGTCGGCCGCCTTCAATACGCCGCTGGCCGGCATCGTCTTTGCGATTGAAGAACTGTCGCGCAGCTTCGAGCAGCGCGCCAGCGGCATCGTCATCACCACCATCATCTTTGCCGGCATCGTCGCGCTCGGCCTGAACGGCAACTACACATACTTCGGCACCATTAATGCCGGCAATGACAGCGCGCGTGAATTGATCGTCGCGGTCATCGTCAGCGGCATCCTGATGGGTGTGGCCGGGGGTGTCTTTTGCTGGCTGCTGCTCAATACCCACAAGTGGATTCCGGCGCCGCTGCGCGTCTTGCGGGCCGAGCGCCCGGTGGTGTTCGGTGCGGTGTGCGGTCTGATCGTGGCGGTCATCGGCTTGTGCGCCGGCGGCATGACCTTCGGCAGCGGCTATGCGGAAGCCAAGGGCTTGCTGACCGGCCAGGCGCAATTGTCGGCGTGGTATCCGCTGGCCAAGATGGCCTCGATGGTGGGCTCTTACCTGCCGGGGATTCCGGGCGGCATCTTCGCGCCGTCGCTGTCGATCGGCGCCGGCTTCGGCAATCTGCTGCACATGGTGTTCGAGCACACCTCGCTGTCGATGCTGATCGCCCTGGCGATGGTCGGCTACCTGGCCGCAGTAACGCAATCGCCGATCACCGCCTTCGTGATCGTCATGGAAATGATCAACGGCCACGCGCTGGTGATTTCATTGATGGCGACGGCTTTGCTGGCGAGTCGCGTTTCGCGCTTCTTTGCGCCGCCCCTGTATGAGGCGCTGTCGGAGCGCTATGCGCATCCCGTCACGAAGTGA
- a CDS encoding TonB-dependent receptor family protein, with protein MTFTVPTRRAAIACAAFSLANSLACSVAQAADDQNLAALLVTASRFPNDPAFPPVGATVIGAEDIRNAGIDNVNEAIRKLGGVYGRQSLAGPGDFALDMRGFGSNGDQNMVILIDGVRLSENELSTALLSSVPIDSVERIEIVRGGSSVLYGDGATGGTIQIITKRPAADAIHGSVVGEAGSYGLRSGRASVAKGWDGFALNAAYSKQHADNYRDNNASNQENFSGTAQWFSNEGRFGLRVDLARADYGLAGSLSMAQFLANPRQTSSPKDYGAYDSDRITAFFERRFGALEAAAELSHREKISRASYGGGAVSEVHSRTTQFSPRLRHIAEVGALKNELVAGVDFSEWQIGNVDGSGDAAQTARAAYVRDELQIARNTRIAVGVRHETIDKRSTANAYDKAQGVNAWDVQASHAVIPSLRLFGKTGQSYRLPTADENRSIVLAAGQILKPQTSHDLEFGATWGGADNNATLRWFRHRIKDELFYDPTVGAFGANVNLDPTKRQGVELEAAARLNADFSLKGNFQHIAATFTGGPNAGKEMVLVPKNTASARLNWQSGNQTVNLGVLWADAQRYGGDFSNTCNARMPSYTTVDARYAVRVSAWELALTGSNLGDRRYFSQAFGCASGIYPESGRAVKFTARYDF; from the coding sequence ATGACATTCACAGTTCCAACCCGCCGCGCCGCAATCGCCTGCGCGGCATTCTCGCTCGCGAATTCGCTTGCCTGCTCCGTGGCGCAGGCCGCCGATGACCAGAACCTCGCTGCGCTGCTCGTCACGGCCTCGCGCTTTCCGAACGACCCGGCGTTTCCGCCCGTGGGCGCGACCGTGATCGGCGCCGAGGATATCCGCAATGCCGGCATCGACAACGTCAACGAAGCGATTCGCAAACTGGGTGGGGTGTATGGCCGCCAGAGCCTGGCGGGGCCGGGGGACTTCGCGCTCGACATGCGCGGCTTCGGCAGCAACGGCGACCAGAACATGGTGATCCTGATCGACGGCGTGCGCCTGTCGGAAAACGAATTGTCGACCGCCTTGCTGTCGTCGGTGCCGATCGATTCGGTCGAGCGCATCGAGATCGTGCGTGGCGGCAGCAGCGTCCTGTACGGCGACGGCGCCACCGGCGGCACGATTCAGATCATCACCAAGCGCCCGGCTGCGGATGCGATCCACGGCAGCGTGGTCGGCGAAGCCGGCAGCTATGGTTTGCGCAGCGGTCGCGCCAGCGTCGCCAAGGGCTGGGACGGTTTCGCATTGAACGCTGCGTACAGCAAGCAGCATGCGGACAATTATCGCGACAACAATGCTTCCAATCAGGAGAATTTCAGCGGTACGGCGCAATGGTTTTCCAACGAAGGCCGCTTCGGCCTGCGCGTGGATCTGGCGCGCGCCGACTATGGCCTGGCCGGTTCGCTGAGCATGGCGCAATTCCTGGCCAATCCGCGCCAGACCAGCAGCCCGAAGGACTACGGCGCCTATGACAGCGACCGCATCACCGCCTTCTTCGAGCGACGGTTCGGCGCGCTGGAAGCGGCGGCGGAGTTGTCGCATCGCGAAAAGATTTCCCGCGCCAGCTATGGCGGCGGCGCGGTCAGCGAAGTACATAGCCGCACTACGCAATTTTCTCCGCGCCTGCGCCACATCGCTGAAGTCGGCGCGTTGAAGAACGAGCTGGTGGCCGGCGTCGATTTTTCCGAATGGCAGATCGGCAACGTCGACGGCAGCGGCGATGCCGCACAGACTGCGCGCGCGGCATACGTGCGCGATGAACTGCAGATCGCTCGTAATACCCGTATCGCGGTGGGCGTGCGTCATGAAACGATCGACAAGCGCAGCACCGCCAACGCCTACGACAAGGCGCAGGGCGTCAACGCCTGGGATGTGCAGGCGAGCCATGCCGTGATCCCGTCGCTGCGCCTGTTCGGCAAAACCGGCCAAAGCTATCGGCTGCCGACTGCTGACGAAAACCGTAGCATCGTGCTGGCGGCCGGGCAGATCCTCAAGCCGCAGACCTCGCATGACCTCGAGTTCGGCGCGACCTGGGGCGGCGCCGACAACAACGCCACGCTGAGGTGGTTCCGCCATCGCATCAAGGATGAGTTGTTCTACGATCCCACCGTCGGCGCGTTCGGCGCCAACGTCAATCTCGATCCGACCAAACGGCAGGGCGTCGAACTGGAGGCCGCCGCGCGCCTGAACGCCGACTTCAGCCTCAAGGGGAATTTCCAGCATATCGCCGCGACCTTCACGGGCGGTCCGAACGCCGGCAAGGAAATGGTGCTGGTGCCGAAGAATACGGCCTCCGCTCGCCTGAACTGGCAGTCCGGAAATCAGACCGTCAACCTCGGCGTGCTGTGGGCCGACGCGCAGCGCTACGGCGGCGACTTCAGCAACACCTGCAATGCACGCATGCCGTCGTACACCACGGTCGACGCGCGCTATGCCGTGCGGGTGAGCGCATGGGAGCTGGCGCTGACCGGCAGCAACCTGGGCGACCGGCGTTACTTCTCGCAAGCTTTCGGCTGCGCCTCGGGCATCTATCCCGAAAGCGGCCGTGCAGTAAAATTCACCGCTCGTTACGACTTTTAA